A region of the Drosophila subobscura isolate 14011-0131.10 chromosome J, UCBerk_Dsub_1.0, whole genome shotgun sequence genome:
CCAAAATTGTTCCAGCAGTCGAACAATTTTCGAACAAgattttgttattttgcacGCTCCGCGATTAACGACCTAACCTAATGTTATATTCCCTACTTAGAGCTACAAAAATCGTTTCCAAAGACCCTACACAAATCCTGCAAACCCTAATCCAAGGGTTTCCTTTTCGTAATCTCATCTTGAAGTTATTTGGCCGACTCTGTCCTTGCTCTCGATGATCATTTCTTGACTGTGACCTTGATGCCACCCTTCACGACCGCCTCTGCCGGCGGCTGCCCGAACCTACGGCTCTGGTTGAGGTTGATCTTGCGCCGTAGATTGGCTGCTCCACTGCCCTCCCTCAAAGCGGGCGATGCCTCGCTCTGCCTGCTGCGCTGCGATTCAAAGTCTTCGGTGGGTGGTTTGTAGGTGCGAATGCCCGAATTGGAGCGCACGGGCAGCAGGGTGACCAGCCGATGCACGCTCGGCTCTGTGGTGGTGGATGTGGGCTCCGCGAACTGTGAGATCTTCAGCAGTTCCTCGTACTTCAGCGGGTCCACCACTTCCACCTCCGCCTCGCCGACCACTGGAATGGCAGCTCCCAGCACCTCCGAGGAGCCATCGTCCATAAAACTGGACATTGGCTTAATGAAAGGCTCGCGCTGTTCTATGAAGCTCACGCTCGATTCTTGGACTGGCAGTTCCGTGGTCGTTGTCCTCACTCTGGTCTCCTCCTTCGGTGGATGCTTCAGCTTGTTCTGCGAGAAGGGAGGAAACTTGTTGGGAACGCTCGGCGTGATGCCCAGCTTGGAGGCGAGCGTGTCAAAGATCAGCGAAATGTCCTGTATGTTGCTGGCATTGTTGATGCGCGTCTTGATGTCGTTCAGTGTCAGATTCTCCGACTTGTCGATGTCCTCCGATACCCACGCCTGCAGCGTCTTGTTGAAAATCTTTCGCATATTCGCATTGTGTCCGTAGTTCTGCGCCGAAGAGCTGTTGACAAACTCCCACTTGGAGTGCGAGGGAAAGAGGTTCGAATCGTCCATCATTGTGGGTCGCTCGCTGGTCGTTCGTATGCGATTTCTGTTGGAAATGCTCGTGACAGTTCTTGGCTCGTCCGTCGTTGTGCTGGTTGTGGTCGTAGTGGCACTTGTTGTGCTCTCCAGTGTGTCATTGGACAGAATCTGGGATGGAGTATTGCGCTGCAGAATGTGCTCCTTCAGTTTCATAAAGTTTGGCTTGGAGTTGTTCGCCGGCGGCTTTGGTGTCTCCATTTCATCTGGCTCAATCCTTGACTCTACGGCATcgatttcctgctgctgctctggctctggtgtgGTGCTCCTGTTGGTTGCATTCCCCTCCTTGGGCAGGTTCAGCAGCTCCATGAAAAACTCTCCAATCGTGTCGGCCAGCACCGAATTGTCCGTCGGCTTCAGCGAGGGCAGAGCTGGCGCACTCGTGGGCCTGGGTGGACCACGAACTTCACTGGCGATGGAACTGGAGTGGTGCTGGTGTGATTGATCCTCTGCGTGGTTAGCTCAATGGGTGCCTGCTTTGTGGAGGTTTCCTGCTTCTGCGGCTTCTCCTGCTTGTCCGGTTTCTCCTGCTTCTTGGCTATGACACCGCCGCCCAGGTGCTCGAACCGCTCGTTGCTGGCATCGATGTTGAAGGGCAGCTTGTCGCCCGTTCCCAGCGTGGGATCGATCGGCTTGAATGGTGGAATAATCACATCATCAATCAGTGGCACCGGCAGCGGATGCGGCTCGACCAGAGCTCCGCCCAGGCGCTCTATATTCTCAGTGCCTGGCATGAAGATCGGACTGCCAAAGTTGTGGTAGAAGAGCATATCctgatcctgctgctcctgccctgcGCCCGCCAACTCCGGCATCTTTGGCTCGTTCATGCGCACGCCCTGATTCAGGAATCCCGCAATGGACATCGGCCCATACGGATCATCGATGTTCGATGGCCCCACAGCGGCTGTCGGCGGCGTGGGATTGTCACCTATAaacggcagctccagctcatcgATTCGCCTTTGCGGTATATGATTCACAGTGGGCGTGGTTCCAGCACCACCAGGCAGCGTTTTTGTGGGAAAAGCGGGCGGCGGTCCAGCCATGAGCTCCGGCACCTCACGGTGCATCGGTCGCCAGGGCTGCGTGTCCAGAATGGGGAACGTGGTGAAGAGATTCGCATCCAGCTTGGGCAGGGACATGCTGTGGGTGGGAGTGGGCGCTGTCACCGTCGGATAAGTGAATGTCGTGGTGCTGGGCAGTGTGGTGCTCGGCGGGGGAGGAGTAGTTGCGGGCGCCGTTGTGGTggtgcttgttgttgttgtcgttgttgttgtgggtttgggtgttgtggttgttgtactTGTTGTCGtggtgctcgtgctcgtgctcgtactcgtgctgctgctcgtgctcgtgGTTCGCTTCGtgctcgttgttgttgttgttgttggcctcTTGGTCGCCTTGGTGGTGGTTGCTCTGGTGgtaggctgctgctgctgaggcacAATCGTCGTTAGCTTCTCAATGCCCGGCTTCTTGGGCTTCACCCGGAGGGAGTACGGCGTTACGGCTATCGACTTGGGTGGCtgagcgctgctgctgatctggTAGGCCCGTGTGGGCGGCAACTTCTTGCGTGCAATGTCTGCATCCGTTTTGGTTATCTCGAAGGAGCCCTCGAAGGAGCCCTGAATGACGGGCGCATTCTCCACATCGATTTCCGGCTCCTCATCCGCTGCGTGATTGCGAACGAGTGGATTGCGGGGCTTGGGTGTGGTGTTCCCCAGTGGCTTTGGATGCAGTGCCGGCGCGGGCGTTCCCTTCTTCATGAGCCGCTTCTCCAGCTGCGTCTGACTAGTGGGCACCGTTTGCTGCAAGTAAATCGAGAGGATTAGTTGAGAACAGCGAAGGATCGGGGGGTGTCTGCTTACAGCCTCCTTTAAGATTGCCGCTGAACGCATCACTTGCTCGTCCATGATCCGCTTGATCTCCACAGACTCCGTGTCCAGGCGCAGCGAGCGATAGAGTGACTTAGTGGCCGCTGTCTCCAAGAACAGAGACTCCTTGATGTACTCCTCCACGCTCAGAATATTCCTGCAGAGATCAAAAGGGGTTACAGCCACAAAAGGGTAAGAGTGGGTGAGGATCTACGTACTGCGGAAGTTTGCGGACATCGAGGAAGAGACGAAAGGAGACCTTGATCAGAGGACCATCGCCGAAGCCCCAGACATCGGTGCGCAGCGGCTGCAGGCCATTGTCCGTGAGGGAACGTTCCACGAAGCGCTTGTAAAAGTCAATCTTCTGCTTGTACGTGGTGGTGTGGTTGTACTTCAGGCCCGTGGAGTACAGATCCCCCTTGGCAATGCGGAAGGAGCCCTCAAAGCCCAAGATGGCTGTGGCAAAAGAAGAGCATTAAGGGATTTCCCATGCTAAATTTGATTACTTACGATCTTCCAGGGTGGCCTTGATGGAGCTAAAGTAGAATGCCAGACCCGCAATGGAGATCACCGCCAGCAGAACTATAAACGCGGCCGTCGTGAGGATGATGGAGAAGGATCGATTCTTTGGATACTGCGTCTGTGTCTTGGCCGAGAACGTGGACGGGGCTATGTTCCGGCCATCGCGCCAGATGCCCCACGTATTGTAGCCGTACTGGCTGTTGATGCTATGATCGTTCGTGTACGAGGGCTGCTTGTTCATGTGATAGTAGGCGCCCAGCTGTGATCTGCGCCCCAGCGTGTTCTGGTAGGTGTAGTCCGTGCTCTGCGAGAAGATTGTTGGAGAAGATTGGCGTAAGTGTGTTTCGAAAGCATGTCAAAGCCAGCCCAGACAGCCCATTGCCAATTGATCTCGATGGCTGCTAATTAGTTAATTATCCAGCGACGAGACAACTTTCTCGGCCCTTTGGCGACTTTCTTTCTTGGCAGTCGCAGCTGCCAATCTGCCAGTCTGAGAACTCATTCTCGGAAGTGAATCCGCGCATCTTTAAGCACTTCTAACGGTGCTCCCCACTTGACGCTCGGTCAGACGGGGAAGGAAGGGACCGACCAAACACGACACTTGTCATGATTTGTTAATGTCCGTTGCCACGATCTCGGGTGCATTTAATTAGCCTGGCCTGGGAACACGAGTCATTGCACCTGGGGAGCAGGCAGCTCTCCTCTAGGGCAGAGTCTGATTGTTTCTTGATTACCATTTAACATTCATTAGCTGCAGGGCACTTCCTGAGTTGCCCAGAACGCAACGCGTTCTCTTTTGTCAAAGTCTCCTCTTGCCGCGACCTCTtcttcattctctctctctctctccctctctctatgtgtgtgtgcctcctCTTTCGTGGCTGCTTCTGGCAGAGAAAGTCATTCACCTTTAGAACGTTGTTCCTCTgtcgccgttgctgttgctgttgctatctCTGTCGTGTTTGGCTC
Encoded here:
- the LOC117894293 gene encoding LOW QUALITY PROTEIN: mucin-5AC (The sequence of the model RefSeq protein was modified relative to this genomic sequence to represent the inferred CDS: inserted 1 base in 1 codon), producing MDTVYGTKKYFQSLSGASDIYRAQTCRQMSTDYTYQNTLGRRSQLGAYYHMNKQPSYTNDHSINSQYGYNTWGIWRDGRNIAPSTFSAKTQTQYPKNRSFSIILTTAAFIVLLAVISIAGLAFYFSSIKATLEDPILGFEGSFRIAKGDLYSTGLKYNHTTTYKQKIDFYKRFVERSLTDNGLQPLRTDVWGFGDGPLIKVSFRLFLDVRKLPQNILSVEEYIKESLFLETAATKSLYRSLRLDTESVEIKRIMDEQVMRSAAILKEAQTVPTSQTQLEKRLMKKGTPAPALHPKPLGNTTPKPRNPLVRNHAADEEPEIDVENAPVIQGSFEGSFEITKTDADIARKKLPPTRAYQISSSAQPPKSIAVTPYSLRVKPKKPGIEKLTTIVPQQQQPTTRATTTKATKRPTTTTTTSTKRTTSTSSSTSTSTSTSTTTTSTTTTTPKPTTTTTTTTSTTTTAPATTPPPPSTTLPSTTTFTYPTVTAPTPTHSMSLPKLDANLFTTFPILDTQPWRPMHREVPELMAGPPPAFPTKTLPGGAGTTPTVNHIPQRRIDELELPFIGDNPTPPTAAVGPSNIDDPYGPMSIAGFLNQGVRMNEPKMPELAGAGQEQQDQDMLFYHNFGSPIFMPGTENIERLGGALVEPHPLPVPLIDDVIIPPFKPIDPTLGTGDKLPFNIDASNERFEHLGGGVIAKKQEKPDKQEKPQKQETSTKQAPIELTTXEDQSHQHHSSSIASEVRGPPRPTSAPALPSLKPTDNSVLADTIGEFFMELLNLPKEGNATNRSTTPEPEQQQEIDAVESRIEPDEMETPKPPANNSKPNFMKLKEHILQRNTPSQILSNDTLESTTSATTTTTSTTTDEPRTVTSISNRNRIRTTSERPTMMDDSNLFPSHSKWEFVNSSSAQNYGHNANMRKIFNKTLQAWVSEDIDKSENLTLNDIKTRINNASNIQDISLIFDTLASKLGITPSVPNKFPPFSQNKLKHPPKEETRVRTTTTELPVQESSVSFIEQREPFIKPMSSFMDDGSSEVLGAAIPVVGEAEVEVVDPLKYEELLKISQFAEPTSTTTEPSVHRLVTLLPVRSNSGIRTYKPPTEDFESQRSRQSEASPALREGSGAANLRRKINLNQSRRFGQPPAEAVVKGGIKVTVKK